The Drosophila sechellia strain sech25 chromosome 2R, ASM438219v1, whole genome shotgun sequence nucleotide sequence CGATTAGCTCATGTCGTTTATTTTGGCTTTTGTGAACTTTCTCTTTGTCTGCCCTGCCAGCTCGAGTGCAACTGAAATTGCAACAGTGCAATGCTGAGGGACATGCTTAATAAGATTCCCATTCTCGACGTTCGCCGGCGTCCATAGAAGTTTGCCAATTCCCAAAAAGTTTATCTGTGCCGCTGAGGTTCTTGGTTTCGTTTTCGGTCATCAGCTGCAGCTCGAATTGAATTGCAAACTTTTCGCCTCAAGTCAATTTTCGCAATTAGGCTGCTAAAAGTCCTAGTAAAATCGAccccatttccgtttcctgctcttcatttaatttagtttacCATTTCTTCGATCATTGCAGGCAATGTCTTTGTCATAGCGGCCATTATCCTGGAGCGGAATCTGCAAAACGTGGCCAACTACCTGGTGGCCTCATTGGCCGTCGCCGATCTCTTCGTGGCCTGTCTAGTAATGCCCCTAGGAGCTGTATACGAGGTAAGTAGGAGGTGCCCAGAAAAGCTAAAGCAGGGTGCGGTATTTATTTGACAATTACAATTTGCACACATCAATCAACATAATTCTCATATatgattttttttaagtttttttcacatttttacgACGATATCTACTGTGAAATAGTTCACCAACGAACGCGAAGATGGCGATCACTAATCCTATTATATAAGCCCTTATGATATTTAAAAAGAACTCAATGGACAGCGGTTGCCAACTATCTAGGGAATCAACGGGCAGCTTTTGCAAGTTATTAAATTCACAAAACTTTTTAAAGCCCATATGAAGCCATTTCTCCTGCAATCCGGATTCCAGAATCCTATAGAAATAATCCTTAAGCATGAACCTAAGAGGCGATTTAGGATTCAGCGTCATTCCCAAGATTCGCCATTTGGAGCAGAGTTCTTCACTAGCAATCTCAAATGGCTCGTTCGTCAGTTGCTGTTGGTATAGCCGAAATATTTGCCAATTGTGCGTTTGCACCACATAGACGTAGGTGTTGTTCAAGGTGGTGATGTGATGGAAATAAGTGCCTTCATCCACAAGAGTCACCAGATCCGCCAAGGAGCTGggcaaaatattttccttgaAGGCCTGTGGAATTGTCGGATCTTTTGTAATAATCTGCAGGCCACTAGCTCTCATCGTTTCGACATTTCTGATAGGTGGCTCCCAAAACCCGGTTGTCAGGGCGCTGGTTGTCATGGATATATTCGAACTCAGTAAGATTTCCACGAAAATGATTATGAACACTTCTATTAACTTATCCACCAAGGGAAAGCGATTTAGAATATTACTTGGCAGAGgaatagcaaaaaaaaatcgtatggtgCAAAATAAGGCATCCAAAAACGATCGAGGTCGATGGGAGAAGTACTTGACCACGAATATGCCAATACTCGAGACAAAGGTGAGTTTATGGACACGGGGACTAACCAGCTTGTCTAGAAATCTGCTGAAAGGAATCATTCTGCGGTTCGGGACCAACAGACACATCCGTGACTGAGTCACCAAGGTGCTGTATTTCAAGAGGGCACCGCCTACCATATTAGCTCCATTTTCCGCTCTCCAGTCCACTTGCTGCTGAAAGAATTCGTACTGTGAGTTTTGCTTTCCCGAAACCGGAACAATGTCCGTGGTCACATTTAGATGACGCATAAAATTTATGATCATCAGCCCGACGGGGCCGGACACACTGAGGTCGCCACCGCCAGTCACATCCGCTTGTTCCGATGAGTTGTACTGCAAGTGAAATTTGGAATTCTCAAtagcatttgcatttaaaatttgtagtaactaaattatttaatatttactgGTGATACCAAATGAACTCACCCAAAATATGGCTGGAGGATCATCGATTACTTGAAGGACGAACCTATAGTTGTATTTGCGAAGACTTTCCAAAAACGAATTGGGCTTAGTCAATTCAATGTTGTGTATTTTTCCCATATAAAAGTAGGCCCACATTTCCATCTTGAACTCACCACGGACCAATAGGATTGCATTATCAATTGACATTTTCCATAGCAGTATAAATACCCCTTCAATAAAATCCAACTCGACGGACTTATTTTTAATTGGTGAGGCATACGCAAGCATATAAAAATGATCTGAGTAAGGAACGTCCGTTTTATTGAGATTAACCAATATGGTATCATTCAGGCCAGTGAAGAGAACAATCCGAATATTGGCATTGTTCAGTTTGTTGTAATTAGTCCGCCTTAGATTGGATCCAATCGTATAAACGGGTACCACAAATTTATCCATAATGCGCTGCTGGATTGAAGGTTGTATGTCGATGCAATCCGAATATACAGTAATGGAATGTAGTCCATGAATGTGGCCCATGAATTCGGTCACCCCAAGCAAGAAGTCCACATCCAGTTCCAATTTGTTCTCAAGTTCTCCGACTAGAATCTGCATATTGCTGCTGGCcaaaaggccaaaaagtattaGGTTCCGTTTGAAGAAATTACTCCCCATGGCTGCTTTTCCACTTTGACTCCACCGTTCGACAGTTGACCCTTTATAAAGCCTGGCAACCCTTGTTTGCTTTGTTATTAGAAGCCATTACATTTTACACTCCATGCTTGGGGAGCATCAAATTTAATAAGCCATCAACTTTTATTGTCTATTTGACTAACCAGCTTTATGACCACCTACCcactttacttttttttcttctctctctctctctgtgcCCACAGATCAGCCAAGGCTGGATACTCGGTCCGGAATTGTGCGATATATGGACGTCGTGCGATGTCCTCTGCTGCACTGCCTCGATTTTGCATCTGGTGGCCATTGCCGTGGATCGGTAAGTAATTACTAGGAGCTACCACCACTTCCGGTCCCATGATAAATGCCCCACAGGCCAGCATGTAAGTGGCGTGTAAGACAAGCCGTCGTGGTTCCTCCCTAAATATAGACATATCCGTACTTATGGCGGGATATGTGGGAAAGCGTGGCAACGTGTGTTTGAGTTAGGCGAATCAATCAATTAAGTTTTTAACATGTTAAATCTCTTTACAAATCCAGTACTGTTCGAAGAAATAAACCGAAAACACTCAAATAAGTTGTTAGAAATACCGACTGATGAATGCCCTGtatgcaaaaagttttttgtcaATAAACAAAGTGGTCCTTCTATGGTTACCCGCCCGTCGAACTTCAAAGACTGTTGCGGTTTGTGTATAGTTTGTTTTTCGCATTTCGCCTCCCAACCAACCACTCACTTAACTGTCATCTGATGGCTatatcaattttaaatttatatatatatatatgtatctccTGCCATGGCATATGGCAAGCAATGATACATATATGGGAACATGGCTGGCTGCATGCCATCAATCAATTTGCAGCAAACATTTCAATCAATCGATTAAAAAATAGAACGCAAAACGGCAAACAACAAAGGGCGAacgagggggcgtggcagggcaGGGCATGGAACAGTGAAAAACGAATTGCATTATTCACTTGGAAAAAGTGGAGAGTGCGGAAGGGGTGGCACTTTGAACTCGTTGTCGATCCGAATGTCAATTTTATTGTCAAGCATCCAATGCCAGCTAATTTTCGTGCACTTGCCACCAATGACAATGGCAAGGGCAATAGGAAAATGTTTTCCACAGCGGCAGCAGGAAAATCGGAGAAAAAGCTGGTGTTGTGTGGAAATATAGTTGGCCCGGCTGGCAGTTTTATGGCCACTTAGCTGCAAGATTGGCGCAATTTTCCAATCGGTCCGcacggcgtatacgtaatgccgTTTGAATGCCGCTGCGACCAGTGACTCTTTAGCCTGTTGTTGTGTGTTTAATGAACACTCAAATGCaatggccacgccccccgtcCCTTCCCCATAGACCGTGTAATTTCCAAAATGTTTGCTGCACTTGACCGggtaatttcattttatttgaaactggGCTCGGAGCTGCGCGCATCCAGCTGCTTTTCCCGCCAATTCCCGCATGAACTGAAATTATATGGCCGCATTAATTGGCTTAGCTGCAGGTCGATGCGGGCCAATTATTTCGCGGTTTCAATTAGAGCCACCGGACGACCAGCCTAGCCATAAATAATGCAAAACGCTTTCTTTGCCGCTgcaacgtggcgtatacgcaacacGCGGGGAGCAGCTCATTAAAATCGAACCGCTCACATGCGGAGAAAAACTGCGTTCACAGTTTGAAGATTTcatgtaaataaattatatacttgacaaatattttttgtttacaaaaagccaaaatattttataaaatatacataactTCAAagatttctctctgtgcaaaAGAGCAAAGAGAAGAAttgatatttgtttttgtcactAATTAATGCATTCAAGTGCTACGAAATGGCTGCACCGCATTTGTGAAATTCGTTTCGCAACCGCCGATCGGCGAATTAAATTGCACCCCCACACAATGTGCTTTTGAAAACTATTCCTTTGAAAGGAGTTGGCACCGGTGGTCAGAAGTGGCCAAAATAAATCCGAAAAAAGCACGTTGATACCCTGGGATGTGGCTGTCAATTGGCAAATTGAAGCGCTGGCGCCGCAAATTGCCTGTCAATAAACAAAGCCAAGTGATGCTTAGATTTCGCATGCATATCAATCAGCCGAAGCCCCGACTTTAACATTAGGAGAACCGCCCTATCTTTGGCACCTCGCAAACGCCACTCGCCTGTCAGCTGGACACCGAAAAGAAAGCCCAAGTCCCACTTCACATTATGATTGTATAGCAGCGTATTGCGTATTTATGGAGTGGGCATTGGGGCAATACTACTTCCATTTCTGCTGGCAAGTATGCAAATGACGAGGCATGACAGCCAGTGATGATGATTTGCCCGAGTGCCACATCATCGTCAAGATAAAAGGCCTCCGGCTCAGGTCCAGACTTTTTGGGGCTCAAGTTGAGTCGAACGGCATAAGGAGTGGGGGAAACAATTACCCCGAGAGGGCTTTGGGGCACATTTTATTTGTTAGTTGTCACTAGATATTTAAAATGGAAAGTCTTTGTTTTATCaccaaatgaaatgaaaattaatgtGCTTTTAAGCAAGGCGGAAGGCATTTACAGCAGGACGAAACGAGATGGGAGTGGTGCATTAATAAATTAAGTTTGTCAAATGGTCCCCGAACTCAGCTCGCCCAAACTGGATGATAAATAGTTGCCGACATTCGACTAGAATAATATTTGCAAGTATTTGCCGTTAGGACAGCCAAATCTTTGACAATACGATGCCGGGACATTTGCAAGGGGGAAGTGGAGGAAGTGGTTAACATTTTCCGAGTTCATTTTCCATGTCAGTAATTTTTAAGCAATTAAGACAAAGTGCCAACAGTATTTGCTGAAGCCGGAGATTCGAGGGGCTCACACAGAGGGCAACcggcataaaaaaaaaaaacacgaagCCGTAGAACAAGTGAACTGAGCAGCAGCGCCAGAGAATTGTTCCTTTGCTATTTGCCAGCACAATAAAGCCTCTACACGGGAAAAAGGAGGGaactttcaattaaataattacaaattttatattttttgagcAAGAATGAGCAGCAGACTGACTTACAAAACGAATGAGACtgtgccacaaataaaaagttaCAAGTTagtaaattttaaaagaaattggatgcaaataattcaatttaaagcGTTTTGTAAAAAATTAGGTGtatagaataaaataaatttagatcGCAAGTTGCTCAAATTTTTCCTTGTGTAAtaaaagaaaccaaaaattGGGATTCCGCACCGACAAATAGCGCCTGGACATTAATCTTCATGGCACTGACCCAACGTTTCGGCCGATTCTGTCGAATGCCGTTGGCCCTCGgaatatatgcacatatagaAGAGGCTCTCTTACACATACACTCATACACTGGAGCTCGATGTGCATAAATTTCATGGTCTGCATGCTGCTGACGTCATTATTAGTGGCAGCACACGaaaccaacaacaaaagcaacggCCGGCCGAACCGAATGATAAATGCCTCGCGGCTTTGCGTTCCACGCTGCCTTGGTCGAAAGCATTTAAATGCCAAGTTTTCGCAAAGGCCCCCACGAAATATGCCCTCCATCTTGCTGCCCTTACCCCATTGGAAGCCGAGATCATGGGACTATATCCTGATTGCTGACTGCTAACCGCATT carries:
- the LOC6609890 gene encoding uncharacterized protein LOC6609890; the encoded protein is MGSNFFKRNLILFGLLASSNMQILVGELENKLELDVDFLLGVTEFMGHIHGLHSITVYSDCIDIQPSIQQRIMDKFVVPVYTIGSNLRRTNYNKLNNANIRIVLFTGLNDTILVNLNKTDVPYSDHFYMLAYASPIKNKSVELDFIEGVFILLWKMSIDNAILLVRGEFKMEMWAYFYMGKIHNIELTKPNSFLESLRKYNYRFVLQVIDDPPAIFWYNSSEQADVTGGGDLSVSGPVGLMIINFMRHLNVTTDIVPVSGKQNSQYEFFQQQVDWRAENGANMVGGALLKYSTLVTQSRMCLLVPNRRMIPFSRFLDKLVSPRVHKLTFVSSIGIFVVKYFSHRPRSFLDALFCTIRFFFAIPLPSNILNRFPLVDKLIEVFIIIFVEILLSSNISMTTSALTTGFWEPPIRNVETMRASGLQIITKDPTIPQAFKENILPSSLADLVTLVDEGTYFHHITTLNNTYVYVVQTHNWQIFRLYQQQLTNEPFEIASEELCSKWRILGMTLNPKSPLRFMLKDYFYRILESGLQEKWLHMGFKKFCEFNNLQKLPVDSLDSWQPLSIEFFLNIIRAYIIGLVIAIFAFVGELFHSRYRRKNVKKT